Proteins encoded together in one Miscanthus floridulus cultivar M001 chromosome 16, ASM1932011v1, whole genome shotgun sequence window:
- the LOC136513750 gene encoding zinc-finger homeodomain protein 6-like translates to MEFRGQEEEEPISEEMGASSAPPPAPAAGPAPAPGNQNHAAEARYHECLRNHAAALGGHVVDGCGEFMPGGDGDRIKCAACGCHRSFHRKDDARRRHQLLLPSPAPVLSPTTPAPRVPLFLPPPHPHYAAGAAAHHPHYAPPPFPYRGTPSGSGGGTTTESSSEERGPPSGAAAAAQAQGHVRRKRFRTKFTPEQKEQMLAFAERLGWRMQKQDDALVQHFCDQVGVRHQVFKVWMHNNKHTGSGGRRQQQSQQQPQPQAHQQPQQEQ, encoded by the coding sequence ATGGAATTCAGgggccaggaggaggaggagcccatctCCGAGGAGATGGGCGCCAgctccgcgccgccgcccgcccccGCTGCAGGCCCCGCCCCCGCCCCGGGGAACCAGAACCACGCCGCCGAGGCGAGGTACCACGAGTGCCTGCGCAACCACGCGGCGGCGCTGGGCGGCCACGTCGTCGACGGCTGCGGGGAGTTCATGCCCGGCGGGGACGGCGACAGGATCAAGTGCGCCGCCTGCGGCTGCCACCGCAGCTTCCACCGCAAGGACGACGCGCGGCGCCGCCACCAGCTCCTGCTCCCGTCGCCCGCGCCGGTGTTGTCGCCCACGACCCCGGCCCCGCGCGTCCCGCTGTTCTTGCCGCCGCCCCACCCCCACTACGCCGCCGGCGCAGCCGCCCACCACCCCCACTACGCGCCGCCGCCGTTCCCGTACCGCGGCACgcccagcggcagcggcggcggcaccacGACCGAGTCGTCCAGCGAGGAGCGCGGCCCGCCGTCCGGGGCCGCTGCCGCCGCGCAGGCGCAGGGCCACGTCCGGCGGAAGCGGTTCCGGACCAAGTTCACGCCGGAGCAGAAGGAGCAGATGCTGGCGTTCGCGGAGCGCCTCGGCTGGCGGATGCAGAAGCAGGACGACGCGCTGGTGCAGCACTTCTGCGACCAGGTCGGCGTCCGCCACCAGGTCTTCAAGGTTTGGATGCACAACAATAAGCACACCGGCAGCGGCGGCAGGAGGCAGCAACAGTCCCAACAGCAACCGCAGCCGCAGGCGCACCAGCAGCCGCAGCAGGAGCAGTAG